The Stigmatella aurantiaca DW4/3-1 genome contains the following window.
AGCAGAATGGGTGTACCGCCACGGCGGAGAATCTCCGTGGCAATGCGTCGGCCGGGCGCACCGTAGGCGATCACCGCCACGCGTGCGCGATCGAAATGCAGGGATTCAGGGGGTGGGACCCGGTCCGGCCAGGTCCAGATGCCCATTCCCGCGAGCGGTCCGGCGATGTCCGAGCGCTTGAGGACCCGGAGCGAGCAGCCCTCGTCGGCGGAGATCGCCCGGAGGGCGGCGGTCGAGCCCCCATCTCCGAGGACGAAGGCCTCTTGGCTGCCCATCCGCCGCAGGACCGCGCGGGCCCCTTCGACATCGGTGTTGAAGGACTCCCAGTGGTTGCCCCGGCGCACCAGCGTGTTGATGGCCTCCAGGGGGGAGCGGGTGTGCCGGGCCAGGCGCAGCTTGAAGGGGCTGGTGACGGCGAAGCCGGCGTAGTGGGGCAGCAGCGAGTCGACGAGCGCCTCGACGGGACCCTGCTCGGGCAAATCGATGCGATCGAAGGGCTGCCGGTGGATCCGGGGGGAGCGGGAGTGGGCGATGGACGTGCCCAGGATGCCGAGCCGGGCCTGGCCTCGGGGCTGGGCGCGGAACTCGCGGACCGCGTCGTCCAGGAGCCGCTGCCCGGGGGCGGCGCTCCACGTGCCCCCCATGGCCACGTATTCGAGCACGTTGCGCGAGGAGAGCACCGCGCGGGCCGGCAGCGCGAGCGAGCCCATGCCGAGCACCGTCACCCGGTCGGCGCCAAAGCGCTCGATGAGCCGGGTCTGGGTCTCCAGCAGCACGGCCACGTGGCCGGGGCTGTCCAGGGGCTCGACGTGTTTCACGAGCGCTTGGGGCGGCAGCGGACGGTCCCACAGCCGCAGGGCCTCGTCGGTGGACAGGGACCGATCGGCGTGGTGCGAGGCCAGGAGCTTCTCGGCGGGCGCGTCCAGGGAGACGGTGAGATCCCGGTCGACGTACCGCGCGGCGTCCACCCACGCGGTGGGCAGCGGCCGGCCCCGTTCGGAGACGAGCAGGGGGCCTTCACGGCCCAGCGCCTGGATGTCCACGGCCTCCGGCCCATGGAGATCCGTCCTCAACTCCAGCACCTCGGCGCCCCGGCGGCGCGCGCCTTGGGCGAAGAGCACCGCGTCGGCGCCCTGAAGGGTGGGGGGCAGGGTGACCACACGCCAGAGGGGCCTCATGGTCTCTCCTCGCGCCAGAACGTTCTCAGCAGATCCTCCAGCGGCACGGTGGGCACCCGGTGGTGCATGGCCTCACGTTCATGAAACACGGTCGAGATCTCCTCTTCCAGAGACATACCCGAGCGGAGTCTCGGGCGGGTGGTGTCCGCCAGCAGGCGCTCGCGATAAGTCTCGAAAGAGACCGGGACAATCAAGGTAAAGCACCCCGTCAGCGCCTCCGGATGGTGGGAGAGAAACCCCCCTCCCACCGCCACCAGGCTCCCCGGGGGCATTTCCTGGAGCGTCCGGCGTTCAGCAGCCCGGAATGTCGTGGGATCCTCGGCTACCCAGTTTTTCAGGGCCCGTCCCGTGGTGCGCTCCAGCTCCGCGTCGAGGTCCACGCCGGGGCGGCCCAGGAGCTCTGCCACCAAAGGCAGCAACCGCGTTTTTCCCGCGGAACGGTGGCCCGCGAGCACCACCGTCTGCTCCGTGGAGGGGAGTGCCAGAGGCCCTGGCAGCAAGAGCGCCCGCTGGAGGCGGGACTTCAAACGAGGATCCACGGCGTCGAGGAGCTGCTCGAGGAGAAGTCTCCGCGCGTGGGCGGACCGTTCCGGCATGGAGCTAGGATGATCCAAGAAGAGACGAAGGGCCACCTTCTTCGCTCGCCGCGGCCGGGGTTCTGCCCCTAGAGTTCACGTGGTTTTGAACTCCATCGTCTGTTAACTTGAATCAAATAGAATACAGTGCAGATGACACATTTCACCAGGGTGCAACACTGAAAGGCCCGAGATGTCCGATGCGAACGTGAATCAGTTGTGGGCACGGGTGCTGGTGGAAGAATTGGTCCGTGGAGGCGTCCGGCACGCCGTGGTTTGCCCGGGTTCACGCTCGACGCCTTTGGCGCTGGCTTGCCAACAAACCGAAGGCCTGAAGACGTGGTCTGTCATTGACGAGCGCAGCGCCGGCTTTTTCGCGCTGGGCATTGGCAAGCGGTCGCGCACCCCGGCGGTGGTGATCGCCACCAGCGGAACGGCGGGAGCGCACTTCTATCCGGCGGTCATCGAGGCGTCGCTGTCGAACGTGCCGATGCTGGTGTTGACCGCGGATCGGCCGCCGGAGCTGCACGGCTGGGGGGCGCCGCAGACGGTCCCCCAGGCGCGCCTGTTTGGTGAGTTCGCGCGCTTCTTCGCGGACACCGCGGTGCCCGAGGCAAACGAGGCGGTGCTGGCGCACCTGCGGGCCACCGCGGCCCGGGCCGTGAGCATGGCGCGCCGTGCGCCCCGGGGCGCGGTGCACCTGAACGTTCCTTTCCGCGAGCCCCTGGCGCCCACCCCCGAGCCCTTCGGAGAGGAGCGGCTGTCCGCGCTGGTCCGCCAGGGCCGCCCGGGCGTGCCGATGACGCACATCCATCCGCCCTCGCGGAGCCCCGACCTCCAGGCCCTGGAGCGCGTGCGCCAGGGCATCGCCGCCACGGAGCGAGGGCTCATCGTGTGCGGTCCGCGAGACGAGGAGGACGGCTTCGCGCAGGCCATCGCCGCGCTGTCTCAAGCCACGGGCTATCCCATCCTCGCCGAGGCGGCGTCCCAGGCGCGCTACGGAGGCGGCGCCGCGACGATCTCATTGTACGACG
Protein-coding sequences here:
- a CDS encoding shikimate kinase, whose protein sequence is MPERSAHARRLLLEQLLDAVDPRLKSRLQRALLLPGPLALPSTEQTVVLAGHRSAGKTRLLPLVAELLGRPGVDLDAELERTTGRALKNWVAEDPTTFRAAERRTLQEMPPGSLVAVGGGFLSHHPEALTGCFTLIVPVSFETYRERLLADTTRPRLRSGMSLEEEISTVFHEREAMHHRVPTVPLEDLLRTFWREERP